Within the Roseicitreum antarcticum genome, the region TCCGGCCCACGCGGGGCGACGCCCTTGCAGCCGCGCGCACCTGAGCCCTCAGCCGACAGCTTTGGCCGCCAAGTCCTTGTGGCGGCTCGACAATTCTGCGGCAACCAGAAACGCCAGTTCCAGCGATTGGTTGGCGTTCAGGCGTGGGTCGCAGGCGGTGTGGTAGCGTTGCGACAGGTCTTCGTCGCTCAGGTCGCGCAGCCCGCCGGTGCATTCGGTCACGTCGCTGCCCGTCATTTCAAAATGCACGCCGCCGGGGATCGTACCCTCCGAGCTATGCACCTGGAAGAACTCTCGCACCTCTTGCAGCACCCGCTCGAACGGCCGGGTCTTGTAGCCGCTGGTCGATTTGATCGTGTTGCCATGCATCGGGTCGCAGACCCAGACCACGTTCGCGCCAACCTCGCGCACCGCCCGGACAAGGCGCGGCAAATGGTCGGCAACGGCCCCCGCACCAAAGCGCGCGATCAGGGTCAGACGGCCCGCCTCATTGGTCGGATTGAGGCGCTCAATCAGCACCTTGAGGTCATCGGCCTCCAGCGACGGGCCGCATTTCAAGCCGATGGGGTTCTGCACCCCGCGACAAAATTCTACATGCGCACCAGAGGGTTGCCGGGTCCGGTCGCCGATCCAGATCATATGCCCCGAGCCCGCCACCGGCAGCCCCGAGGTGCTGTCGATCCGGCACAACGCCTGCTCATATTCCAGCAAAAGTGCCTCGTGGCTGGTGTAGAAATCGACCGTGGAAAGCGCGTGATTGCTGGCCGATGTGATGCCTGCGGCGGACATGAAATCCAGCGCATCCGAGATCCGGGCCGACATGTCGCGGTAGCGATCCATCTTGTCCGAGCCCTGTCCGGCCTCGGCGAAGCCCAGCGTCCAGTTATGCACCCGGTGCATGTCGGCAAAGCCACCGGTCGAGAAGGCGCGCAGCAGGTTCAGCGTAGCCGCAGCCTGGGTATAGGCCTGCAACATGCGGCTGGGATCGGGGATGCGGGCCTCGGGCGTGAAGTCGAATCCGTTAATGATATCACCGCGGTAGCTGGGAAGCTCTGCCCCGCCGACAACTTCCGACGCGCTGGAGCGCGGCTTGGCGAATTGCCCCGCCATCCGGCCCACCTTGATGACCGGCACCTTGGCGCCATAGGTCAGCACCATGGCCATCTGCAGCATCACCTTGAACGTGTCGCGGATGCTGTCGGCGTTGAAATCATTGAAACTTTCGGCGCAATCGCCGCCCTGCAACAGGAAGGCGCGCCCCGCCCCCGCATCGGCCAGCCGCGCCTTGAGCGCGCGCGCCTCGCCCGCGAAAACCAGCGGCGGATAGCTGGCCAACCGTGCCTCGACACCCGCCAAAGCGGCCGCATCGGGGTAATCGGGCATCTGTACCCGCGGTTTCGCGCGCCAGTCGGTCTTGGTCCAGCCTTTGGTCATCGATCCTCGCCTTGCGTTCAGAGCATATCGGTTAACAGCCTATAAAGCACCCGAACCGCCCGTGAAACCCCTCAAAAAACCCGAAATCCCCCGAAATCCCCCGAAATCCGCCGTCTGGAAACAATATGGAAACCGTATGGCTTTGATACATACGCGCCGCAGCGGTCACGCAGCCGCAACGTCTTGCCGCCACTTGTGCCGGGCGCCGTTTCCTGTTCTCGTGAACATTATAACCGGGCCGCAATGAGGGGCGACAGGCATGACACGATCCGCAGAGCGCGACGCCGCCGATGCCCCGACCCGGCGGTTCGTTTTCCTGCTGCTGGATCAGTTCACCCTGCTGTCGTTTTCCGGCGCGCTGGACCCGCTGCGCATCGCCAACCGGCTGGCCGGGCGCACCGTGTATCGCTGGCGGCTGGCCAGTCCCACGGGGGCGGCGGTGGTCTGCTCGGCCGGGGTGGCGTTTGACGTCGATATGGCGATGGAGGATCTGGAGCGCGATGACACCTTGTTGGTCTGTGGCGGCATGAATGTCGAGGCGGCGGTCACCCGGCCCGTGCTGAACTTCTTGCGGCGCGAAGCGCGGCGCGGCGTCACCATGGGGGGGCTGTGCACCGGCAGCTACGCACTGGCCAAGGCAGGGCTGCTGGAGGACAAGCGCGCGACGATCCATTGGGAGAACCAGGACAGCTTTCTGGAGGTCTTTGGCAATGTCACGCTGAGCCGCGCGATTTTTGTGATCGATGGCGCGCGGATGACCACGGCGGGGGGCACCTCTTCGATCGATCTGATGCTGCGGCTGATCGCCGACGATCTGGGCGAGCAGGCGGCGAATGCAGTGGCTGATCAGTTGATCTATGCCTCGATCCGCACCGATCAGGACACGCAGCGGCTGTCGATCCCGACGCGTATCGGCGTGCGGCATCCGAAGCTGGGGCAGGTGATCGGCATCATGGAGGCGCATATCGAAGACCCGATCTCGCCCGCCGAACTGGCCGCGAAAGTGGCGATTTCGACCCGGCAGCTGGAGCGGCTGTTTCGCCGCTACCTGGGCCGCAGCCCCAAGCGGTACTACATGGAATTGCGGCTGATCAAGGCGCGCAACCTGCTGTTGCAGACCGAGATGAGCGTCATCAACGTGGCGCTGGCCTGTGGCTTTGCTTCGCCGTCGCATTTCTCGAAATGCTACCGGGTGCAGTACCGCACGACACCCTACCGCGAGCGCGGCGCCCACGGCGCGCCGGGCGAGGGGGTGTAGCCGCACCGCGTGGCATGCCGCACAAACCACGACATGAATCGTGGCGGATCGCCGGATTTCTGCGCAGTTTGGTCTTGCAGCCCGGAAAGCCCTTGGGTAAGAACGCGCTCAGTTGGGGCGTGGCCAAGTGGTAAGGCATCGGTTTTTGGTACCGTGTACCGTAGGTTCGAATCCTACCGCCCCAGCCAATATTTTTTATTGTTTGTTTTCAAGGACTTAGTCGGAGTGATCGGACGGCGTCTGGAACAGTTATCCGATACATAAAACCGTCTCATATCGACCTTTTCGACTCGCGAAAGTGAAAAGGGCGAGACCTAAGCCCCGGCCATTCCAATTTGACCACAATAAGTGCGGTACCGCGCAAGCCAGAGATGCAGCCGCCGTGCCGTGTCGGGGTTGATGGACGCTGATCTGCCGCTCTCGATAGCTTCCTGCCAGTCGCGCTCAAGGTCGCTTTAAATTTGTGCGGCCAGCAACTTAGCTTGGGTGAAGTCGGTCGTGTGCAATGAGAACGAAAGAGATCTACGGGGATCGACGTCGCGGAACCGATCAGGAATGGCCCGATGGTAGTGCCACCATCGTCCGCGTTGCTTGACGTGAAGTCCCCACATGCGCTTGGATCCCTGTACCAAGATTTGTACCAAGACCGGAAATTGACCGGTCGGTCGGGATCATCATGCGCTCAACAATATCAAAGCCTTAGGGACGGTGTTCCGTCATACCAAAGAAGGATTGGCGGAGAGACAGGGATTCGAACCCTGGGAACCCGTTAAGGCTCAACGGTTTTCGAGACCGCCCCGTTCGACCACTCCGGCACCTCTCCACACTGCCCGCGATCTATTCGGTCTGGGCGTGGCGTGCAAGGGAAAATTCGCGGGGCCGGCGATGAAATCTGCTGATGCGCGTGCGCTGCCTCGCGCACGGCAAAACTGCCCGATGGAGCAATCATTTCCAGCCATCAGGCCGCGCAAATGCGTTCCCCGGGCCGCGCATGATCCTACCTCGCTGCAATCCTCAGTCGGTGCCGCGCCAGGAGGAGGCGCCTCAGGGCGTTCCGGGCGCGGCTTCGGCCCCGGTGCTCAAAAGTTCATTGGCCAGCCGGAAGGTTTGTTCGCGAATATCGGGGATTGCGGTGATTTCCGATAATGCGCCGCGCGCTGCGGGTCCGACCTCGAAGATGCACCGTGACGGCTGGCCCGTCTTGTTGATAACGTGGGCATCCGGCGTTGTGTCCAGGCTAAGTCGCAGCGGGTCCAGACGCGCGGCGCCGCATGTCAGCAGATCGCGGATGACCGGAGTGGCATCTGTGACGGGATCACGCCGGAGGCCGCCGCCGTCTATGACCTGATCCGCGACGATGGTCCTGGCCTTGTCAGCGCCGCGGGGTGCAAGCACAAGGTTGATGCGTCCGTCGCAGCGCCGCGTTGCCTGCCCACACTTGCTGCGCTGGGTCAGGACCTGGCCGTCTGTCCTTGCCTGCGCGACACATGCGGCGGATCTGGGCGGTATCTGGCCGAACCTTCGGGTGTGTGGACTGCGCGACGGCTTGATCGGGGCTGCAAGCAACGCGCCGCTGATCCTGATCTGAGGCCCATGCGCAAGCAGGCGCGCAATTGCGATCGCCCCCGGCGAATGCCCAACAAGCACGGCACCGGGATGGATCATCGTGGCGGCAGCGATCTCGGTAATCCATGCTTCGGGCGTCGGTTTCGCAAAGCAGTGCTGCTCGGTGATCTTGGCAGAAGGATCTGTGCCGCCCACCAATGCTGCCGATGTGGCGCGGCAGGGCCGTCGAGGCCCGGGATGAGCAAGGTGCGGATCATGGCAATCTCCCTCCCATCTGAACACTACCAAGTTTATCGTGTATTTGAATTCTATAGATTTCCCGTTCCGGAGAAGAATATCTTCCGACTGACAAAACGCCTGTCGTGCAAGCACGAGCAAAGAACGTGGCGCATTGTTGCGGCGTCATGGACATGGTTCAGGGGCAGCCGGGGCGGGGCGGTTCTCGGTGGTAGCACTCGGTAAGGTTGGCGCGTATCAAGGGCTTGCTGGGTCACATGCTGATTTACACACTTGTGCACAAAAGGGGGGGGACGGCAGATGAAAGCGCTGATCCGCGCGGATGCGACCGGCACCATCGGGGGCGGGCATATGATGCGCTGTCTGGCGCTGGCCAATGCCCTGCGCCGCCATGGGCATGAGGCGGCCTTCGTGATGGCGCAGACACAGCAAGATTGGTCAGGGACGGTCACATCGGCGGGGTTTCATGTCTATCCGGTCACCCCAGAGCCGCTGTCACCCGACCCAGATGGCCCGCCGCACAAGGGATGGCTGTCCGCACCCTGGCCCCGCGATGCCGAGGTGACGGGCGCGGCAATGCGCGATTTCATGCCTGATTGCCTGATCTGGGATCATTATGGGCTGGACGCGCGCTGGGTGAATGCCGTGCGCCGCGCCTACAATGTCGGGGTCGTGCTGGCGATAGACGATCTGGATGACCGGGCGCTGGGGTCGGAACTGGTGCTGGATCAGACGCGGCTGGACCGGGCAAGCGCGCGCGCCTTTCCGGCGCTTGCGCAAATGGCAGGGCCGGCATTCGCCACCCTGCGCCCGGAATTCGCCGATCTGCGCGCCGAGGCGCTGGCGCGAAGGGCGGCCGCACCGGGGGGGCGGGTTTTGGTCACGCTGGGCCTCGCGGACAGTGCCGGGATCGTGCCCGGAATCGCGGCGGTCCTGGCGGCGACCGAGGGGCTGGACGTAGATATCGTGATGGGCGCCCATGCCCAGACGTTGCCACGCGTGGCTGATATTTGCGCGACGTATCCGCAACTTACCTTGCATGTGGACACGCCCGACATGGCGGCGCTGATGCTGCGCGCGGATCTGTGCATCGGGGCGGGCGGCATGACGAGTTGGGAGCGGTGCTGCCTGGGTCTTGGCACGCTGCTGATCCCTGTGGCCGACAATCAAAGCGGGAGTGCGCGGGCGCTGGAGGCGGCTGGGGCGGCGCAGGTCCTGGACTTGACGCGCGCCCGCGACCCCGCTGATCTGGCGGCGGCTGTGGCGAGGGCGTTGCGCGCAATACCGGCAATGGCGCAGGCGGCGGCGCGTCTGTGCGACGGGCAGGGTGCTACGCGCGTTGTGGATATTCTGGCGGCGACGCTGCGCCCGGTCGTGCCGTCCGATGCGCACCTGATGTTTGACTGGCGTAACCAGCCGCATATCCGCGCGGCCAGCCTTAATGCGGCTCCGTTGGAGTGGCCCAAGCATCTGGACTGGGTTGCCGCGCTGTCGCACCGCAGCGACGGGTTGTGGCGCATCTATGCCGAAGGGGAACGCGCGCTGGGGCATGTGAATGTGCGGCGGCTTTCGCCGGAGGATCTGGCTGAGAATTCAACCGAGGATTTGGGGGCGCGTTCCGGAGGGCTGTGGCGCTGGGGCTTCTATATCGGTGCGGTGGATGCACCGAAGGGGGCCGGGCGGCGCATGCTGGCGCGCGCCTTGAGCGAGGTGCTGAGGCGCCCGGATTGTGCCGGGATCGAGGCTGAAGTGCGGGTGAACAACCCACGCTCTGCGGCGCTGCACCGCGCTATGGGGTTCCGGCAGACCGCAACGCGCGAGGATGGCGCGGTGCTTGTCTTTTTGCTGACTGAATGCGACATGAACAGGGTATTTGCCATTCAATTCCCGAAGGAACCGCGCTGATGACCCCGTTTCAGATTGCAGGCCGCCAGATTGGCGCCGGGCAGCCGCCCTACATCATTGCGGAACTTTCGGGCAACCATAACGGCGTGCTGGAGCGCGCGCTCGCGTTGGTCGATGCGGCGGCAGATGCGGGGGCGGATGCGGTCAAGTTGCAGACCTATACCGCCGATACGATCACCATTGACGTGGAACGCCCGGAGTTTCGCATCAGCGGCGGCCTTTGGGATGGTCGGTCGCTGCATGAGCTGTACCGCGAAGCCTCGACGCCCTGGGAATGGCACGCGGCCCTGTTCGACCGTGCGCGGGAGCGGGGGCTGCATTGCTTTTCCTCACCCTTCGATCCTACGGCAGTGGCCTTTTTGGCAACGCTGGACGCGCCTGCCTACAAGATCGCCTCGTTCGAGATTGTCGACACGCCGCTGATCCGGGAGGTGGGCGCGCAGGGCAAGCCGGTCATCATCTCGACCGGGGTGGCCAGCCTGGGCGAGATCGAGGAAGGCTTGCGCGCTGCGCGTGAAGGCGGGGCTGCGGGCGTGGCGCTGCTGCATTGCGTCTCGGCCTATCCTGCGGCGGTCGAGGATATGCGGCTGAGCACGATTGCCACACTGGCGGCGGCCTTCGACGTGCCAGTGGGATTATCCGACCATTCGCCGGGCGCGACCGTCGCCGTTGCTGCCGTGGCGCTGGGGGCCTGCATCATTGAAAAGCACCTGACGCTGGCGCGGGCCGATGGCGGGCCGGATGCGGCGTTTTCGCTGGAACCGGCAGAGTTCGCGGCGCTGGTGCAAGATTGCCGCACGGCGCATCTGGCGCTGGGTGCGCCGCGCCATGACCGGGTGGGGATCGGTGGCGAGAATGCGCTTTTCCGACGCTCGCTCTATGTCGTGGCTGATGTGGCGGCGGGTGCTACGCTGAATGAAGAAAATGTGCGGTCGATCCGCCCGGGCCTGGGCCTTGCACCCCGTCACCTGCCCGAAGTTCTGGGCCGTCCCGCCACCCGTGTGCTGCGCCGTGGTGAGCCGCTGGACTTCACCATGGTGGGGCCAAAGGCATGACTATCCGGCTTTTCTGTGTTGCGACGTCGAAAAGCGACACGCCGATCATCGCGCAGATGCAGCAGATCGCGGGTGAGGATCTTACAATTGCGCTGCAACTGGGCGGTACTGATGCGGCGTTCAAGGGAACTTCGCTCAGCCGGATGAACCGAAAGCGCGGCACGGTGGGGCACCTCATGGACCACGATCGCTACCGTGGCGCGGCGCAGGCCCTTTTCCGGCAGCCGCGCTA harbors:
- a CDS encoding class II 3-deoxy-7-phosphoheptulonate synthase, which produces MTKGWTKTDWRAKPRVQMPDYPDAAALAGVEARLASYPPLVFAGEARALKARLADAGAGRAFLLQGGDCAESFNDFNADSIRDTFKVMLQMAMVLTYGAKVPVIKVGRMAGQFAKPRSSASEVVGGAELPSYRGDIINGFDFTPEARIPDPSRMLQAYTQAAATLNLLRAFSTGGFADMHRVHNWTLGFAEAGQGSDKMDRYRDMSARISDALDFMSAAGITSASNHALSTVDFYTSHEALLLEYEQALCRIDSTSGLPVAGSGHMIWIGDRTRQPSGAHVEFCRGVQNPIGLKCGPSLEADDLKVLIERLNPTNEAGRLTLIARFGAGAVADHLPRLVRAVREVGANVVWVCDPMHGNTIKSTSGYKTRPFERVLQEVREFFQVHSSEGTIPGGVHFEMTGSDVTECTGGLRDLSDEDLSQRYHTACDPRLNANQSLELAFLVAAELSSRHKDLAAKAVG
- a CDS encoding GlxA family transcriptional regulator, encoding MTRSAERDAADAPTRRFVFLLLDQFTLLSFSGALDPLRIANRLAGRTVYRWRLASPTGAAVVCSAGVAFDVDMAMEDLERDDTLLVCGGMNVEAAVTRPVLNFLRREARRGVTMGGLCTGSYALAKAGLLEDKRATIHWENQDSFLEVFGNVTLSRAIFVIDGARMTTAGGTSSIDLMLRLIADDLGEQAANAVADQLIYASIRTDQDTQRLSIPTRIGVRHPKLGQVIGIMEAHIEDPISPAELAAKVAISTRQLERLFRRYLGRSPKRYYMELRLIKARNLLLQTEMSVINVALACGFASPSHFSKCYRVQYRTTPYRERGAHGAPGEGV
- a CDS encoding DUF6538 domain-containing protein; this translates as MWGLHVKQRGRWWHYHRAIPDRFRDVDPRRSLSFSLHTTDFTQAKLLAAQI
- a CDS encoding alpha/beta hydrolase, which produces MGGTDPSAKITEQHCFAKPTPEAWITEIAAATMIHPGAVLVGHSPGAIAIARLLAHGPQIRISGALLAAPIKPSRSPHTRRFGQIPPRSAACVAQARTDGQVLTQRSKCGQATRRCDGRINLVLAPRGADKARTIVADQVIDGGGLRRDPVTDATPVIRDLLTCGAARLDPLRLSLDTTPDAHVINKTGQPSRCIFEVGPAARGALSEITAIPDIREQTFRLANELLSTGAEAAPGTP
- the pseG gene encoding UDP-2,4-diacetamido-2,4,6-trideoxy-beta-L-altropyranose hydrolase, with the protein product MKALIRADATGTIGGGHMMRCLALANALRRHGHEAAFVMAQTQQDWSGTVTSAGFHVYPVTPEPLSPDPDGPPHKGWLSAPWPRDAEVTGAAMRDFMPDCLIWDHYGLDARWVNAVRRAYNVGVVLAIDDLDDRALGSELVLDQTRLDRASARAFPALAQMAGPAFATLRPEFADLRAEALARRAAAPGGRVLVTLGLADSAGIVPGIAAVLAATEGLDVDIVMGAHAQTLPRVADICATYPQLTLHVDTPDMAALMLRADLCIGAGGMTSWERCCLGLGTLLIPVADNQSGSARALEAAGAAQVLDLTRARDPADLAAAVARALRAIPAMAQAAARLCDGQGATRVVDILAATLRPVVPSDAHLMFDWRNQPHIRAASLNAAPLEWPKHLDWVAALSHRSDGLWRIYAEGERALGHVNVRRLSPEDLAENSTEDLGARSGGLWRWGFYIGAVDAPKGAGRRMLARALSEVLRRPDCAGIEAEVRVNNPRSAALHRAMGFRQTATREDGAVLVFLLTECDMNRVFAIQFPKEPR
- the pseI gene encoding pseudaminic acid synthase; translation: MTPFQIAGRQIGAGQPPYIIAELSGNHNGVLERALALVDAAADAGADAVKLQTYTADTITIDVERPEFRISGGLWDGRSLHELYREASTPWEWHAALFDRARERGLHCFSSPFDPTAVAFLATLDAPAYKIASFEIVDTPLIREVGAQGKPVIISTGVASLGEIEEGLRAAREGGAAGVALLHCVSAYPAAVEDMRLSTIATLAAAFDVPVGLSDHSPGATVAVAAVALGACIIEKHLTLARADGGPDAAFSLEPAEFAALVQDCRTAHLALGAPRHDRVGIGGENALFRRSLYVVADVAAGATLNEENVRSIRPGLGLAPRHLPEVLGRPATRVLRRGEPLDFTMVGPKA